The sequence below is a genomic window from Variovorax paradoxus B4.
CAGCGCCGCGTACACGCCGGTGACCAGCGGCATGCCCGCCAGCGCCGCGTAGGCCACGCCTTGCGGAATGACCATCAGCGCCACCGTGATGCCCGCCATCGCCTCGTTGCGCAGCAGCGCCGCGGAAGGACGGGGCCATGCAAGACATGGAACCCAGCGTGCGATGCGCTGGCGCAGGGAGGAAGAGGAGGAGGTGGTGGCTGCCGGATTCATGGATGGGGGGTGGCTTGCTGGCGATTTTCCTGCGCCACCGCAGGCGGTAACTTACGCGGCCGGTCGTGGAATGCCGAGGAAGCAGTGATGACGATGACGGGCCGCGGGCATGGGGAGGGTACCTAGACCAGCGAACTCGCGTTCTTGAGGACGTAGTCGCAGGCCTTCTCCTTCACCTTCGAGGAGAGCATCTTGAGGTTCAGCGTCTTGCCGTCGCCGCCCTTGAGCAGCCCCTTGGCGCCGCTCGCGAAGCCGGTTTCCTGCTGCTTCTGGCCGGTGATCTTGGCCATCAGCTTGTCCTTCACCGAGGCCGCATCGCCGCCGAGGTAGTTGTTCTTGACGCAGTATTGCAGCACGCCGGCCGCATTGCCCATGGTGCTGGAGCCGATCGCGGGCATCTTGAAGCCGAGGTTCTCGCCGAGCGCGGAGCCGCTGCCGGAGGAGCCCATCTGGTCCTTGAGCTTGCCGAGCAGGTCCGACTGGGCCGAGGCCGAGACGCTGGCCGCAACCAGCGCGATGGAAATCAGTGCGGTGCGAAAACGCATGATGACGAACTCCCGTCTGTAGAGGTGAATGAAGATTCCATCGTCAGCATACCCCCGACGGAACCCCGGTTTCACGAGCGGCGGAAGAGCAGCACGGAATTCGTTCCGCCGAATGCGAAGGAGTTGCTCATGGCCGCTTCGATGGTTGGCGCACTCGTGTCGTGCTGCGTCACGAGGTTCAGGCTGCAGGCCGGATCGACTTCGCTGCAGTTCGCATTCGGCGGCAACTGGCGGTGGTGCAGCGCAAATACCGTGACCAGCGCCTCGATGGCGCCCGCGGCCCCGAGCATGTGGCCGTGCAGGGCCTTGGTGGAACTGACGCGCAGGCTGTCGAGATCGGCACCCCACACATCGGCCAGTGCGTTGCGCTCGACCACGTCGCCGATGCGCGTGGCCGTGCCGTGCGCGTTGCAGTAGCCCACGTCGCGCGGCGCGAGGCCGGCCTGCCGCAGGGCCTGGCGCAGCGCGCGCGCCTGGCCCGGAGCATCCGGCTTGGTGAGATGGGTGGCATCGCTGCTCAGGCCCCAGCCGGCCAGCGTGGCATAGCTGCGGGCGCCGCGGCCGCGCGCGCGCTCGGCGGATTCGAGCACCAGGAAGGCCGCGCCTTCGCCCAGCGCGAAGCCGCTGCGGTCGGTGGCAAAGGGCCGCACCGCGCCGGCCGCCTCGCCGGGCTGGAAGGTGGCCAGGGTCTGCATGGCCTGCCAGGCCAGCACCACGCCCGGCACGATCAGCGCTTCGCTGCCGCCGGCAATGGCCATGTCGACTTCGCCGCGCCGGATGGCCTTGGCGGCTTCGGCAATGGCCACCGACGACGAGGCGCAGGCGACCGAATAGGTCAGCACCGGTCCCTGCACGCCCTGGCGCATGGCCACGTGGGCGGCGGGCGCGTTGGGCATGAAGGCGGGAATCGTGAGCGGCGACACCCGCCCGTTGCCGCGGTAGGCGGCCTCCAGCGCCGCGGCGCCGCCCATGCCGCAGCCGGCATAGACGCCCACGCGTTCGGGATCGGCATCGTTCGCGGCAAGGCCCGCATCGCGCAGCGCGAGGTCGGCGGCGGCCACCGCGAGCTGGCTCACGCGGTCGACGCCGGCGAGCTGCAGCTTGGTGAACCAGCGTGTTTCGTCGAAGGCCGCCATGGCTGCGGCGGCGGGCTTGGGCAGCTCGGGAAAGACCGGCCGGATGGCCGATCGGCCGTCGAGCAGGGCCTGGAACAGCGCGCCGGGCTCGTCGCCGTGCGGCGCCACGACGCCCAGTCCGGTGACGCAGACCTCGTGCTTCACGCTGTCTTCGCGGCCCTGACCTTGTCGACCAGCACCGCCAGTTCGTTCAGGGTGTCGATGTTGGCGTCTTCGTCGGGCATGGTGATGCCGAAGTGGTCTTCGATGGCAAACAGGAACTCGGCCAATGCCAGCGAGTCGAGCCCGCCGGTTTCGCGCATCGATGCGTTGGGGTCGAGTTTCGACGGTTCGATACCGTACTTCTCGTGGATCAGGTCCTGCAATTCCTTCAGCGAACTCATCGTGCGATGCCTGTTGTCGTGTGCCAGCCGCTGATCGATCGCCGCCCCCGGGGCGCTGCGTGGGATCGACCCCTTCCTCGCTCGGCTTGTGGGTCAGTGATGGCCAATGATATCCGCTCCCACCAGGGTACTGCCTTGGCGTCTGCCCTCCGGACGCCAGCGCAGCGAAGGCAGTGCGAAGGCCATTCCCAGCAGCGCGCCGGCCAGCGCGTCGAGCACCACGTGCTGCTTGACGGCCAGCGTCGAGTACGCGATGGCGGCAAACCACAGCCAGTTGGCAAGGCGCAGAAAGACCGGCGTGCGCGCCTCGCGCAGCACGTGGTCCAGCCGGATGGCCGTGAAGATGGCCACGGCCACGTGCATCGAGGGGCAGGCGTTGCCCGCGGCATCCACGCCCTGCAGCATCGCAAAGCCGGGATAGCCCGACACGTCGATGGCCAGCGGCGGTATCTGCGTCGGCCAGAAGTAGAAGAGGCCCAGGCCGGTCAGGCACAGAGCGCCGATCCACAGCCCGTAGACCACCAGCTCGCGAAAGCTCAGCTGCAGGCCGGGAGCGACGCCCACGTAGACCCACAGCGAGAGGTAGGCGCCCAGCGCGTAGGGCTGGAACGGGATCAGGTGGTCCAGCGCCGTGAGCGGCATCACCACGACCGGGTAGGCCGGGTTGCGCAGCATGTGGAAGTAGCCGATGAAGAAGAGCCAGGTGAAGACCGTGGTCCCGATCGCCTTGAGCCAGAAGAGGCGGCGAACGCGCACGCCGATGTCTGCGGTCCAGGTCTGGGGGCTGTGCGTTCGCGGAAGGGGCGCCATGTGCAGGTCGGTCGGGTGTCCGTGGTTTTCGTCGGCCGGCCGATCTTGCCAGAGCGCCGTGACCGCATGACGCAATTCAGGCGAGTGCGGCGGACCGCTTCCTGTGCTGGAAGGACGTCGGCGAGCGCCCGGTGGCGGCCTTGAACATGGCGCAGAACGCGCTGTCGGTGGCATAGCCGCTGGCGGCCGCCACCTGGCTCACGGCCATGCCGCGCGCCAGCAGCGGCAGCGCATGCGCCATCACGGCCTGCTGCCGCCACTGCTGCCAGCTCATGCCGAGCTGGTCGCGGAACAGCCGCGCCACGGTGCGCTCGCTGGCACCGATGGCGGCAGCGCGCTCGGCCAGCGTGGCGCGGTCGGCCGGGTTGCGCAGCAGCGTCTCGCACAGCTGGCGCAGCCGCTTGTCGGTGGGCAGCGGCACGTCGATGCGGATCTGCGTGGCGCGTTCGAGTTCGTCGACCAAGAGCGGGGCGATCATGCGTTCGCGCTGCGGTGCGTGCGGATCGGTGGGCGGCAGGCCGTCGGGCGTGGTGTCGAGCGCGAGCATCAGCGCGCGCAGCAACGGGCTGATCTCGAGCACCTCGCACTTTTCCCACGGCGGACCAAGCCAGGCATGGAGGTACACGGTGCGCAGCTCGGCGTCTTCGATCAGCATGATGCTGTGCGGCATGTTGGCCGGCACCCAGACCGCGCGCGAGGGCGGCACGATGTAGCTGCCGTCCTGCGTGCTGAGCCGGATCACGCCGCGGGTCGAGAAAGTGAGCTGCGGCCACGGGTGCTGGTGCAGCTCGACGAAGGTGTCGGCGCTCAGGAAATGTTCCTTGGCGCGCAGCGGCCGGACCGCGTCGGGTGCGTAGAGGTGCGGCGTGAGCGAGGCGACGCTGGTGACCGGGGAGGGGAGTGAAACGGCGCTTGGCATGGTTTCGACAAATGTTGTCGCTGTATCGCCATTCTGCCGCGGCGAGCGGGCATAGCATCGGTGCCTGCGCGGTTTTTTGTAGCAATCCATGTCTTCCTCTTCCTTCCCGACAGCCACCCCTTCCACCAGCCTGCGCGGCGACGCCCAGCTCATTGGCCTGGTCGGCCTGGCCCACGCCATCAGCCACTTCAGCCAGCTGATCCTGGCGCCGCTGTTCCCCTGGCTCAAAGACGCGTTCAACGTGAGCTACACCGAACTTGGCGCGGTGCTGACGGTGTTCTTCGTGGTCTCGTGCATCGTGCAGGCGGCCTCGGGCTTCATCGTCGACAAGCTGGGTCCGCGGCCGGTGCTGTTCGTGGGGCTGGGCGCACTGGCCCTGGCGGCTTTCGGCTATGCGCTGGCCCAGAGCTACTGGATGCTGCTGCTGTGCGCGGTCGTGGGCGGCATCGGCAATGGCGTGTTCCACCCGGTCGACTACACGCTCTTCAACCGCAAGGTGGCGCCGACGCGGCTCGGCCATG
It includes:
- a CDS encoding beta-ketoacyl-[acyl-carrier-protein] synthase family protein — encoded protein: MKHEVCVTGLGVVAPHGDEPGALFQALLDGRSAIRPVFPELPKPAAAAMAAFDETRWFTKLQLAGVDRVSQLAVAAADLALRDAGLAANDADPERVGVYAGCGMGGAAALEAAYRGNGRVSPLTIPAFMPNAPAAHVAMRQGVQGPVLTYSVACASSSVAIAEAAKAIRRGEVDMAIAGGSEALIVPGVVLAWQAMQTLATFQPGEAAGAVRPFATDRSGFALGEGAAFLVLESAERARGRGARSYATLAGWGLSSDATHLTKPDAPGQARALRQALRQAGLAPRDVGYCNAHGTATRIGDVVERNALADVWGADLDSLRVSSTKALHGHMLGAAGAIEALVTVFALHHRQLPPNANCSEVDPACSLNLVTQHDTSAPTIEAAMSNSFAFGGTNSVLLFRRS
- a CDS encoding acyl carrier protein; amino-acid sequence: MSSLKELQDLIHEKYGIEPSKLDPNASMRETGGLDSLALAEFLFAIEDHFGITMPDEDANIDTLNELAVLVDKVRAAKTA
- a CDS encoding phosphatase PAP2 family protein, yielding MAPLPRTHSPQTWTADIGVRVRRLFWLKAIGTTVFTWLFFIGYFHMLRNPAYPVVVMPLTALDHLIPFQPYALGAYLSLWVYVGVAPGLQLSFRELVVYGLWIGALCLTGLGLFYFWPTQIPPLAIDVSGYPGFAMLQGVDAAGNACPSMHVAVAIFTAIRLDHVLREARTPVFLRLANWLWFAAIAYSTLAVKQHVVLDALAGALLGMAFALPSLRWRPEGRRQGSTLVGADIIGHH
- a CDS encoding AraC family transcriptional regulator — encoded protein: MPSAVSLPSPVTSVASLTPHLYAPDAVRPLRAKEHFLSADTFVELHQHPWPQLTFSTRGVIRLSTQDGSYIVPPSRAVWVPANMPHSIMLIEDAELRTVYLHAWLGPPWEKCEVLEISPLLRALMLALDTTPDGLPPTDPHAPQRERMIAPLLVDELERATQIRIDVPLPTDKRLRQLCETLLRNPADRATLAERAAAIGASERTVARLFRDQLGMSWQQWRQQAVMAHALPLLARGMAVSQVAAASGYATDSAFCAMFKAATGRSPTSFQHRKRSAALA
- a CDS encoding DUF2501 domain-containing protein, coding for MRFRTALISIALVAASVSASAQSDLLGKLKDQMGSSGSGSALGENLGFKMPAIGSSTMGNAAGVLQYCVKNNYLGGDAASVKDKLMAKITGQKQQETGFASGAKGLLKGGDGKTLNLKMLSSKVKEKACDYVLKNASSLV